One Prodigiosinella aquatilis DNA window includes the following coding sequences:
- a CDS encoding Gfo/Idh/MocA family oxidoreductase, with product MVGLGAIARKAYLPILSQAERWVLAGAYSPNQRRAQPICQSYRIPCFASLDDLMDQCDAVFVHSSTASHYAIVETLLLAGLHVYVDKPLAETLGQAQALVMLAQQQQRTLMVGFNRRFAPLYLQLKQHLVQPDAIRMEKHRLDDIGPQDAAFTLLDDYLHVVDTALWLAEGDATLCNGIIRCNPQGQLVYAEHHFQVGTCQITTSMHRQAGSQREAIQAVTTGALYQVANLCEWRQERDGCVLQSPAPAWQTTLEQRGFVGAVNHFIDAVTEQQPAQTSGEQALRAQRIIESLLGKS from the coding sequence ATGGTGGGATTGGGGGCGATTGCCCGCAAAGCCTATCTTCCTATTCTCAGTCAGGCGGAGCGCTGGGTACTGGCGGGAGCCTATTCGCCTAATCAACGCCGGGCGCAGCCGATCTGTCAATCGTATCGCATTCCCTGTTTTGCCAGTCTGGACGACTTGATGGATCAGTGTGATGCCGTCTTTGTTCACAGCAGCACCGCCAGCCATTATGCGATAGTGGAAACACTGTTGCTGGCCGGGCTGCACGTTTATGTGGATAAACCGCTGGCAGAAACACTGGGACAAGCGCAGGCGTTGGTGATGCTGGCGCAGCAGCAGCAACGGACGCTGATGGTTGGATTCAATCGTCGCTTTGCACCGTTGTATTTGCAACTCAAGCAGCATCTGGTGCAGCCGGATGCTATCCGTATGGAGAAACACCGTCTTGATGACATTGGTCCACAGGATGCCGCTTTCACGCTGCTGGATGATTATCTGCATGTGGTGGATACAGCACTGTGGCTGGCAGAAGGTGACGCTACGCTGTGCAACGGTATTATTCGCTGTAACCCACAAGGGCAACTGGTGTATGCCGAGCACCATTTTCAGGTTGGGACGTGTCAGATAACCACCAGCATGCATCGACAGGCGGGCAGTCAACGTGAAGCCATTCAGGCGGTGACGACCGGGGCGCTGTATCAGGTAGCAAATTTGTGCGAATGGCGACAGGAACGTGACGGATGCGTGCTGCAATCTCCGGCTCCTGCATGGCAAACTACGCTGGAACAGCGCGGTTTTGTTGGTGCCGTCAATCATTTCATTGATGCGGTCACTGAACAACAACCGGCACAAACATCGGGAGAGCAGGCGTTGCGTGCGCAGCGCATTATTGAATCACTGCTGGGAAAAAGCTGA